A window of Colletes latitarsis isolate SP2378_abdomen chromosome 11, iyColLati1, whole genome shotgun sequence genomic DNA:
ATTATAAAGTTACAGAAGGTATAGCTGCTCTTTTGATCAAATCTTTGCACAGCATACCTTTGGAGAACGTCAATGAAAGTCGCGAGTCTCCAACATCGATTTCGCCGTCTAATAACTTAGACGATGATTTTGAACGTTTGGAACATGAAAATGTTAACGATCAGAACAATCAGGAAAGCCAGTGGAGAGGAAAACAAGTCGATCGCAACGATGAGACTCGTGTTGCAAAAGCGCAACCAAAGAAACAGTACGATTCCTCGTTCGAAGAGAACACACCCAGTTCTAATGGCGTTTCGGACGAGTCTTCGATCAATAGCGCCAATTATGATATCTTGCGCGATTCGAAGTTTCCGAGCGATGTTGCGTTACACGTGAACAGTAAATTTACAAGAATACTTGTCAGGGCTAACAGTTTTCCTCCATTAAAAATGAGGTCgtcgcgaataaaattacaaAGGACGGATACGGAAACGCGACCCCTTCACGAGGAGAGCACGCATCTGCTtgtcaaatatttatccatGAGTGAAATATCGTCTTATTTTAGGTACACTATGGACTCGCAAATTCATTCTATGAAAAACTCATGCTCCACGATTGACAAAGTTGGAGAAAGGGAAGAGATTATAGAAATGATAACAGAAAATGTTGCTTCCGAGATAGGTGAACCGACGACAGAATTTGGTAAAAACATCGATGGTGGTGTGCAAAGCGAACGAAAATATTCGCAAGATTTCAGTGAACCTCTCGCGACGAGCACACCGGTAGACAATCGTCTTCCTTTTTTCTTGGACGTTCAAGAAGAACCGTCTAAACAACGCAATGAAATTCGTCTGATAGAAGACAATATGGATAACGTAAACGACGATGTATCTTCTGCCGATGGATCTCTATTATCTGTTTCTCCGTACATACTTTTGCAAAGTACAAGCGATACGGAGAgaaaagataaaaatggaatgcTCGAACAGATATGCAATGAAGAAGGGTTTCCTTCCCTGCTGGAAGAGACGAGCGTTCCTCTCACAGATACTTTTAAGAACAAAGAACGCTTCGATAAATTGGAAGAGCATAATGTGCTAAAGTTTTCCGCGTCGACGCATTCGTTGCCGTCGTTGCAGCAATTTCAATTTCACGCGTCCGCGGAATCTAACATACGAGAGGACGTGGACCACAAAGTAACCACAGAGTCGAAAACGTCGTCCAGTATCGAAAGTTTAATACAGTCTTCGTGCAACGACTTACACGACACGACGCATAAAAATAGACAACGACGCATGTTGGATTTGATTAGAATAATCGATACAAAGATGATGGAACATCCGGAAGGTTCTACGGAAGTCAATGGTCGGTTCAGAAGAAAAAAAATGTACAGGAACGTTAACCCTAGGAACTTGCACAAAAATCTACACAATCGGTTTCTAAGGAGACGTCTACAAAATTTCAGACGTACGGAAGTCATAAACGAATCCATGCCTGACACATCCTCCTATAATTCTTCTCTCGAGAGTATAATCACTAGCGATATGTTAATTAAATCACGCTTACGTAGAACAGCCGAGTCATTTCGTTCAAAGCGAAGCTTCCCCATTAAAAGATCCGCGTACGATTCAATGTCCCGTGAAGCCACTGCCAAGGAATTAACTGTAGATAGCCAGAGCAGCGATTCGATTAGAGATAATGTTAGCTTAGAAATGAAGGAACTAAAGCCAATGGATACTAACCCTTCGATATCATCCGTCTCCCTAGATCCTGCAGTGCATAAGAGTCATAGCATTTGTAATATAAGAGAGGTATCGAATAATGATGAATTTACTAATATTACTAACACTGCTAATATTACTTACAACTCGTGTGTGCCCTATCCTTCTCCCGATCACAGGCAACAGGACGAGGCATCTTTAAGTCCATCTTATCCACTTCCGGCTGTTCCTTCCGTGGTCTCAAAAGTATGTCAGTTACCAACGACCAAGGTACAACCCACTGTGTCGTTGCATCGAAGGTCCAGCGATTCTGACTTGAGCATTACTCCGAAAGGTGAGTTGCAACGAGCGCATATAAATCGCAGTGATTAGTAGCAGATTAGTGTACATAAATTAAGCCTGAAACGATGTATTTACACATTTACTTTTAATTCGTTGCCAAAATTTTAATTTGGTCAGGTAAACGACGAATCGGAATCATAATTACATGTTTATCTTGTTCGTTGCGCAAGATTCAAATCACGGATGCCTCATAAAGTGAAATAATACCTGGCAAAGAAGAAATTCACGATGATTCCACGTTGTTATAGGTAATcatttttgttatatttattatacttcttcGACTGTTCAAGGGTATCAGAGATATTCGTAATCTAAAAACGTACGACTACGGTACGAGTAGTAAAGATATATTTCTCAAACAAGGAATCACTTTATGAGACATTCGTTTTTAGAAAAGATATTTACGATGTATGTTTTTATAAATATGGTTACCTTTCTTCGTTTACTTCTTGGTAATAACAGCAAATAATAATGCACGTTGTAGGTAATTCTCTGGGAACTAACGATAGGTCGATGACTGGATTCTTGAAGACGTCGACCGCTGTGATAAGAACCATGAATCAGGATGCATTTGAAATGTTAGAATATCCGTTTATCACTATGCAACACTATCCGGCAGGATTCATTTTACACATCGGTAAGCACTGATAATCCTCAAACCGTTGATCAACAGTTGGCATTTGAACGTAAATAAGTTTgttgataaaaatattttgaaagaaaaaactgtggtgccactctgattTTGACGTTTCACGCGTTTCCATTGCAAAATTTAGTCATAGTGTGTGTATATTGAGACAGGTGGCCTTGTAAGTTCAAGATCGGTCAAGTTGTTAGAAAGAATTAGTAACTTGGAAGAACCTGAGAGTCGCGATGCTTGGTGGAAAGAAGTCAGGATGGAAGTACGATCGCACGCGAGGGCATTGGCGTGTAACGTAGTCATTGGTTATAAAGAAGAAACTAGTATTTGGTAAGAATTACGATACACACTTTCTATTACAGTCGAAACGCCCTGTATATTTCTTTTCCATTTCCTGAAGTATCTTATTTGCCCGTTTGTTTAATCGTAGCGACGATGTCTGCGTGTTGAACGCGTACGGTACAGCGGCGGTGATTAATCTGTACAATCCGAGTCAAGACACGGACAATGTTTTCATCGGCAAAGGACAATCGGGTACGGTCGTGAACCCGGCGGAGATGGAACGCGATAAAACTCAACAAAAACCGATACCCGTGAAAACGGAGAAGAGCGAAACAGATACATCCGTGCCAGCTTCGACGCATCAAACCGGCAAAACGAGGCATATGTCGGAGAGCAAGGATCACGAGGTTCAGTTTCAATGCAAATGTAGTCTTTGTCACTTGCCGTACAACGACGTGAGCGTTCCGTTTCGCGTGAACGTTTCGAAATGCGCTATATGCAAGCGCGCCAGGGTACCGGACGTGATGTTCACCACCATAGAGCTACCGGAGAACGTGTTAATGACGGGACGAGGATGTATCATACAAGCGACCGCGTGCAAGACCAAGAAAGACCTACGCGGGGAACTGAACGCCAAGGAGATATCGGACTGCTTACCATTCCTAGAGTACGAGTTACATAGTTTGCTTTTAAACAAATTGAAGGTCAAAGGGATGAATGCGATATTTGGCTTGAAGCTACAGGTCTCTGTCGGGGAGCGATTGATCATTGGCATGGCCGTGGGCACCGCTGTCTTTTTAACCGCGTTACCCGCCCCCTCGATACCGCAAATCGCGTCCGGGAACTCCTGGCCCAAAGAGGAGCAATTAACGAAGATTCAAAAGACTCTGGTCGAGACTGTCAAAAAGAACAAAGAGTTCTATCGTCTGAAGCCGGTTGGCGTAAGTGTTCTTTTGTTCGTTTACAAGAATCCTTAATCGTTGATAAACGGTTTATTTTTACAGGACGTTGAAAATGGACGAGTCGCAACTTCGGATACCGACGAGTCGGACGAAGATCTGCCAGATTTAGATTTTAACGTTGGTACCAGAGACGCCTGCGTGTTGGAGGTAGATGACATCGAGGACATGGACAGAATATCGTTACTGATGGATGACAGACCTCCGGACGATTTCCACGTAGTAAATACGCAAATTATTCCCGGTCTTGACGAATTGGAAATCGTAAGGAATTTACAGATGTTCACGCAAATATCGAGGACAAAAATACCTGCGGGACAGGTTGCTTCTATGCCCTCGAAATATTTCGCCAAGTTACTTCaggtattatattttatatgttCAGTTATTATTCGAAGAAAGAAGGCCCTCTTATTCAAAACTCTGTTAATACGTTGTTTTAGTCGGTGTACTTCAAGCTGAGGAGAATGATACCCTGTGCACTTTGTGATATGCAGTTTAAATTGGCACTTCCTGAACCAGATGAGATACAATTCACGGTAATTGGCATGGCTCTTGGACTCGGAGAACCTGtaaaaatgaataaattaaaaaagaaggTAATGAGCCATTCCATGAGcaaggatcaggtcaagaaaaTAGGTAAACGATTTAATCGTATTGATTTTCATTccgactaaaataattatcagaaTATTTAACGTTACGATCGTGTCTTTATGCGTGATCGATCGATCGGTGAACACCTCCGAACCGCGAATACTTATCAGAATGTTCTCTTTAGACGATAGTGATATGATATTTAACCTTGACGTGGACCACGGTGAAATTTCGTCGGATAATGCATCCAGTATTATCACGGTAAACTCCTCCGCTCTTATTAACACACCGGGATTGAAAACCAGAACCCGTTCGCCGTTACGGACCAAGATTCATGCAGCGCATAAACACAAACACGTAAATcccttaaaaaataatattatgaaGCTGTTTAAGATCAAGAATAAGAATACTCGAAGAATACATGTTACATAGTATATAATTAaagtcgatttatattttataggtGCCTTTAAAAGGAAGATACGGTGTGGATATAACGCCTCTATCTTATTTGCCAGGCGGTCGCATCGAGAGGTACTTAGGAAACTTAAATTTCTTCTTCATTCGCGAAAGCACGTCTATCAGAGAGGTTTGTTTAACGCGTCAGagcaaatatttatattatttattacataatagaaaataaatggcAATTGGTAAAAATTTTTGCCCACGACAGAACGGCGGTTTGAGCGGGTTTACGCACAGTTTTGTAATGGAGGTTTTGGCGATCGTTCGTGCGCACATCACGGCCCTGGGTGGCAACGCAATGGTGGCATTTTTCATGACCAAGTGCGTGCTTCTTCACAGTCCCCATAAAAATCAGGTAGGCTGTTGTAATTCGTTAATTTACCAAATCTATCAGCGCACaaaatctcattaaaattttgtgcTCTTTTCGTTAAGTCCTATCACCCATATATTCAACGCGTTTAATCTAAGTTAACCTAACCTTAACTGTTTAAGCTTCTACTGTTTCTCCTGTGGTACATGTGtcgatgaaatttcagggtcagTGTCTGATAAATGTCGGCGGGGACGTGGTGTCTGTGTCGTATTTCGCTAACGAGAAGCACTGCGGAACTACAAATTGCTGACCCCAGCCTCCACATTCTGCACCGCCATAGCTGCAATTGCACGCCGAGAATCAACGTCGGAAATTCGATTTCTCGGCAAACGTTGTAAAACGATTTGGACGAACCGTGACTCATTACCCTGTGATAGGATAGGGCTTGTAAATAATCAAAATCTTTTTAGCATAAGTACCGTAACGTCTGATAAAGCTCACGGATGTTGAATACGTAAATTTAGTAAAATGGCTTCGCGTAACGATAATCGATCTATCGTATCGCGTGACGCACATATTTCGAGGAAGCGGTTCTAGGGACACGTTTGGAGCGTTTTAAAACAGCTTTGATGATTAGGTGCCTTCAGAATTGCCCATAACGTTTGCGGACAATTTTTTCCATCCAACGATGTTAGCTGTTGTTGCATGCCATTGTTGTTACAGACGAACCGTGTGATTCAGGCATCCGATTGTAgctcaatttttttctttcaccCGCAATATCGAATGAACATAGTTGCCCTTCCGAAGCGTTACATCGAATTTCGAGAATTTTCTTCAGGATGTTGCAATAAAAGTTTTAAGTTGCGGAAGCGTATGTGTTCAATAATTATTTTCGATATCTCCTCTATCGAGGGACGAAGTTTCGTTGCGAAAAACTTGTTGAAATGTAACAATTGATGTTGATTTCCTTTGAAGCGTGACGAGAATTAGTGTTAATGGCCTGTGAAAAACGTAATTTGTCGGTAAATATCCAAGACTCTAACAGATCGAATCGTTTCTAATTCTGTAGATACTAGGGTAATGAAAAGCTGCAGAGGCAATCTGAAAATAGAGAATAAAATCAAATCTCGCAATCTCTACTTTTTCAGATTCTCGAATATGTTTTTCGAATTGAAATTACACGATGCTGTACATTGTGAGAGTATTGGATAGAGTACAGTTTTCGAGATACATTGTATATTGGATTGTTATGCGTGCATGTTTAATCTTTTACATTCTGTTGTTTGTTGTTATAAACTTAGTAATCGTCATGCGAGAACTAAAACTGTGTCGTGAATGTGCATTGTAAAACGAGTTTGCGTTTTATTTTTACACGATCGTTATTCTTTCTTCGTTGAAATGTGATCCAATAAAATTATCGTCGAAATAAATTGTCAGTTTTTTCTTCGCGAAGATAGTTTTTATTTGACAATCCCCAACCAAAGATACCCGATGCGATTCGAGTCTCGGCGAGAGAACATTCTATTCTGCTCGAGAAGAGGGTGTAGTGTAGTTTATATAGGAAGCTGAAGATTTTTAAACGAGAAAGCAATTGGCATTTAGATTCTTTAATAAGATTTCTGTTCATTAATATTTATTCCATTTATTTTAAACTATATTTATATTAAGTTTGACGAATGATCGAGTGACGTATATAATTTCCCTGTTAAAAATGCAAATTCGATTTAAAGCGATATTAAA
This region includes:
- the LOC143347580 gene encoding uncharacterized protein LOC143347580 isoform X2, giving the protein MHIKDNFPRRLKSSRNPKRNVKTNEHSCDESDGTKAIEMLPRTSSLNKSAISSTSLSESVVQDASIRMMLALEDERGEGNKGILDVRMKNIKRLFGSSDMEIKMTSSRSSMSTKSTRSSIVSIRIPKRENASKNYKVTEGIAALLIKSLHSIPLENVNESRESPTSISPSNNLDDDFERLEHENVNDQNNQESQWRGKQVDRNDETRVAKAQPKKQYDSSFEENTPSSNGVSDESSINSANYDILRDSKFPSDVALHVNSKFTRILVRANSFPPLKMRSSRIKLQRTDTETRPLHEESTHLLVKYLSMSEISSYFRYTMDSQIHSMKNSCSTIDKVGEREEIIEMITENVASEIGEPTTEFGKNIDGGVQSERKYSQDFSEPLATSTPVDNRLPFFLDVQEEPSKQRNEIRLIEDNMDNVNDDVSSADGSLLSVSPYILLQSTSDTERKDKNGMLEQICNEEGFPSLLEETSVPLTDTFKNKERFDKLEEHNVLKFSASTHSLPSLQQFQFHASAESNIREDVDHKVTTESKTSSSIESLIQSSCNDLHDTTHKNRQRRMLDLIRIIDTKMMEHPEGSTEVNGRFRRKKMYRNVNPRNLHKNLHNRFLRRRLQNFRRTEVINESMPDTSSYNSSLESIITSDMLIKSRLRRTAESFRSKRSFPIKRSAYDSMSREATAKELTVDSQSSDSIRDNVSLEMKELKPMDTNPSISSVSLDPAVHKSHSICNIREVSNNDEFTNITNTANITYNSCVPYPSPDHRQQDEASLSPSYPLPAVPSVVSKVCQLPTTKVQPTVSLHRRSSDSDLSITPKGNSLGTNDRSMTGFLKTSTAVIRTMNQDAFEMLEYPFITMQHYPAGFILHIGGLVSSRSVKLLERISNLEEPESRDAWWKEVRMEVRSHARALACNVVIGYKEETSICDDVCVLNAYGTAAVINLYNPSQDTDNVFIGKGQSGTVVNPAEMERDKTQQKPIPVKTEKSETDTSVPASTHQTGKTRHMSESKDHEVQFQCKCSLCHLPYNDVSVPFRVNVSKCAICKRARVPDVMFTTIELPENVLMTGRGCIIQATACKTKKDLRGELNAKEISDCLPFLEYELHSLLLNKLKVKGMNAIFGLKLQVSVGERLIIGMAVGTAVFLTALPAPSIPQIASGNSWPKEEQLTKIQKTLVETVKKNKEFYRLKPVGDVENGRVATSDTDESDEDLPDLDFNVGTRDACVLEVDDIEDMDRISLLMDDRPPDDFHVVNTQIIPGLDELEIVRNLQMFTQISRTKIPAGQVASMPSKYFAKLLQSVYFKLRRMIPCALCDMQFKLALPEPDEIQFTVIGMALGLGEPVKMNKLKKKVMSHSMSKDQVKKIDDSDMIFNLDVDHGEISSDNASSIITVNSSALINTPGLKTRTRSPLRTKIHAAHKHKHVPLKGRYGVDITPLSYLPGGRIERYLGNLNFFFIRESTSIRENGGLSGFTHSFVMEVLAIVRAHITALGGNAMVAFFMTKCVLLHSPHKNQGQCLINVGGDVVSVSYFANEKHCGTTNC
- the LOC143347580 gene encoding C2 domain-containing protein 5 isoform X3 yields the protein MPGKIKVKVLAGRNLPVMDRSGDTTDAYVELKFGNITFKTDVCRKSLNPQWNSEWYRFEVDDSELQDEPLQIRLMDHDTYSANDAIGKVYINLNPLLLPGVPPTVKNIWTLEAAMNTNTGSQTGSVMTGWIPVYDTMHGIRGEVNIIVKVELFSDFNKFRQSSCGVQFFYSPNIPHGYHTQSIHGFVEELVVSDDPEYKWIDKIRTPRASNEARQTLFFKLSGEVQRKIGLKALDLGGNAVIGYLQNFDLEGESGIVARGIGTAVTLVKLQDTLNLPSDNIEEQQDEASLSPSYPLPAVPSVVSKVCQLPTTKVQPTVSLHRRSSDSDLSITPKGNSLGTNDRSMTGFLKTSTAVIRTMNQDAFEMLEYPFITMQHYPAGFILHIGGLVSSRSVKLLERISNLEEPESRDAWWKEVRMEVRSHARALACNVVIGYKEETSICDDVCVLNAYGTAAVINLYNPSQDTDNVFIGKGQSGTVVNPAEMERDKTQQKPIPVKTEKSETDTSVPASTHQTGKTRHMSESKDHEVQFQCKCSLCHLPYNDVSVPFRVNVSKCAICKRARVPDVMFTTIELPENVLMTGRGCIIQATACKTKKDLRGELNAKEISDCLPFLEYELHSLLLNKLKVKGMNAIFGLKLQVSVGERLIIGMAVGTAVFLTALPAPSIPQIASGNSWPKEEQLTKIQKTLVETVKKNKEFYRLKPVGDVENGRVATSDTDESDEDLPDLDFNVGTRDACVLEVDDIEDMDRISLLMDDRPPDDFHVVNTQIIPGLDELEIVRNLQMFTQISRTKIPAGQVASMPSKYFAKLLQSVYFKLRRMIPCALCDMQFKLALPEPDEIQFTVIGMALGLGEPVKMNKLKKKVMSHSMSKDQVKKIDDSDMIFNLDVDHGEISSDNASSIITVNSSALINTPGLKTRTRSPLRTKIHAAHKHKHVPLKGRYGVDITPLSYLPGGRIERYLGNLNFFFIRESTSIRENGGLSGFTHSFVMEVLAIVRAHITALGGNAMVAFFMTKCVLLHSPHKNQGQCLINVGGDVVSVSYFANEKHCGTTNC
- the LOC143347580 gene encoding C2 domain-containing protein 5 isoform X1, which codes for MPGKIKVKVLAGRNLPVMDRSGDTTDAYVELKFGNITFKTDVCRKSLNPQWNSEWYRFEVDDSELQDEPLQIRLMDHDTYSANDAIGKVYINLNPLLLPGVPPTVKNIWTLEAAMNTNTGSQTGSVMTGWIPVYDTMHGIRGEVNIIVKVELFSDFNKFRQSSCGVQFFYSPNIPHGYHTQSIHGFVEELVVSDDPEYKWIDKIRTPRASNEARQTLFFKLSGEVQRKIGLKALDLGGNAVIGYLQNFDLEGESGIVARGIGTAVTLVKLQDTLNLPSDNIEEAFFSQHKAQKERTGLDESVPVYPVTPTRIPDPFTTNTRVMHIKDNFPRRLKSSRNPKRNVKTNEHSCDESDGTKAIEMLPRTSSLNKSAISSTSLSESVVQDASIRMMLALEDERGEGNKGILDVRMKNIKRLFGSSDMEIKMTSSRSSMSTKSTRSSIVSIRIPKRENASKNYKVTEGIAALLIKSLHSIPLENVNESRESPTSISPSNNLDDDFERLEHENVNDQNNQESQWRGKQVDRNDETRVAKAQPKKQYDSSFEENTPSSNGVSDESSINSANYDILRDSKFPSDVALHVNSKFTRILVRANSFPPLKMRSSRIKLQRTDTETRPLHEESTHLLVKYLSMSEISSYFRYTMDSQIHSMKNSCSTIDKVGEREEIIEMITENVASEIGEPTTEFGKNIDGGVQSERKYSQDFSEPLATSTPVDNRLPFFLDVQEEPSKQRNEIRLIEDNMDNVNDDVSSADGSLLSVSPYILLQSTSDTERKDKNGMLEQICNEEGFPSLLEETSVPLTDTFKNKERFDKLEEHNVLKFSASTHSLPSLQQFQFHASAESNIREDVDHKVTTESKTSSSIESLIQSSCNDLHDTTHKNRQRRMLDLIRIIDTKMMEHPEGSTEVNGRFRRKKMYRNVNPRNLHKNLHNRFLRRRLQNFRRTEVINESMPDTSSYNSSLESIITSDMLIKSRLRRTAESFRSKRSFPIKRSAYDSMSREATAKELTVDSQSSDSIRDNVSLEMKELKPMDTNPSISSVSLDPAVHKSHSICNIREVSNNDEFTNITNTANITYNSCVPYPSPDHRQQDEASLSPSYPLPAVPSVVSKVCQLPTTKVQPTVSLHRRSSDSDLSITPKGNSLGTNDRSMTGFLKTSTAVIRTMNQDAFEMLEYPFITMQHYPAGFILHIGGLVSSRSVKLLERISNLEEPESRDAWWKEVRMEVRSHARALACNVVIGYKEETSICDDVCVLNAYGTAAVINLYNPSQDTDNVFIGKGQSGTVVNPAEMERDKTQQKPIPVKTEKSETDTSVPASTHQTGKTRHMSESKDHEVQFQCKCSLCHLPYNDVSVPFRVNVSKCAICKRARVPDVMFTTIELPENVLMTGRGCIIQATACKTKKDLRGELNAKEISDCLPFLEYELHSLLLNKLKVKGMNAIFGLKLQVSVGERLIIGMAVGTAVFLTALPAPSIPQIASGNSWPKEEQLTKIQKTLVETVKKNKEFYRLKPVGDVENGRVATSDTDESDEDLPDLDFNVGTRDACVLEVDDIEDMDRISLLMDDRPPDDFHVVNTQIIPGLDELEIVRNLQMFTQISRTKIPAGQVASMPSKYFAKLLQSVYFKLRRMIPCALCDMQFKLALPEPDEIQFTVIGMALGLGEPVKMNKLKKKVMSHSMSKDQVKKIDDSDMIFNLDVDHGEISSDNASSIITVNSSALINTPGLKTRTRSPLRTKIHAAHKHKHVPLKGRYGVDITPLSYLPGGRIERYLGNLNFFFIRESTSIRENGGLSGFTHSFVMEVLAIVRAHITALGGNAMVAFFMTKCVLLHSPHKNQGQCLINVGGDVVSVSYFANEKHCGTTNC